The Lycium ferocissimum isolate CSIRO_LF1 chromosome 1, AGI_CSIRO_Lferr_CH_V1, whole genome shotgun sequence genome includes a region encoding these proteins:
- the LOC132050436 gene encoding large ribosomal subunit protein uL14-like, whose amino-acid sequence MSKRGRGGSAGNKFRMSLGLPVAATVNCADNTGAKNLYIISVKGIKGRLNRLPSACVGDMVMATVKKGKPELRKKVMPAVIVRQRKPWRRKDGVFMYFEDNAGVIVNPKGEMKGSAITGPIGKECADLWPRIASAANAIV is encoded by the exons ATGTCGAAACGAG GACGTGGAGGTTCCGCGGGGAACAAGTTCAGAATGTCACTGGGTCTACCGGTGGCAGCGACGGTGAACTGCGCCGATAACACTGGTGCTAAGAACTTGTACATCATTTCCGTGAAAGGGATCAAGGGAAGGCTTAACAGGTTGCCTTCAGCTTGTGTTGGAGATATGGTGATGGCTACTGTTAAGAAAGGTAAGCCAGAACTAAGGAAGAAGGTTATGCCAGCTGTCATTGTTCGTCAACGCAAGCCCTGGCGCCGAAAGGACGGTGTTTTCATGTACTTCGAAG ATAATGCAGGTGTCATTGTGAATCCCAAAGGTGAAATGAAAG GGTCTGCTATCACTGGCCCAATTGGGAAAGAATGTGCTGATCTCTGGCCTAGGATTGCATCTGCTGCCAATGCTATTGTGTAG